TCCCATGTTAGGGAATAATACAGGCATATTTCTTGTGGATGTTGTGTGGGTTGCGGCAGACCTTGCCGAACTTCTGTGCAAAGGTGCCGGTGAGCAAAGAGTGGAAGATGATGATGGTCTCGTCCAGATCCCACAGAAAGACCCgctgagggaggaagaaagacaaCACATTGGTCAGCCCTTAGTCAAAGTCAAAGCCAACTCTCTATagccccttttcgactagccctgttagaacggggctgcgcactgctggggcgtggtttcgttttctttttgcattaactccacccatacacacccatcatcagctcaaacagggctcaaacaggggcgattacagaatcgcgaaagacgtggtttgAGGCGTGCagagctgagttccactaggctacatgttgcctgtgttaggatttaccggcatgtgcaaacacctatccccacccacgcactttaaaaatcaacatcgcttttctgtcggcagtttttacagtagactaggaaattggtcaagcaattatcatgttctctaAGTAACTTCAGTCTGGCCAAGGAGTTGTCAAGGAATTATTTTTGTGCTGCTGGCATTTATCGACcgattgaaaaacaaacaaaaatttttgcttttttcatgaagctccacgcctcctcgcGCTTTCACGGgagaaatacagtaggctatgaacaCGCACCATGCTAAAAAAGTATTCACAATGCACACTAATCTGTTGGCTAGCATTAAATTCattccttttcattgcacatctttTCATACGCGAGGTCTCCGTAGGACAGGTTGCTTTTGTTCTGTGTTAATAAACTTTAGGTATTTTTTTTCTGGCCGTGTGGTTTACGGATTGCTTCCTCATTCGCGAGCCTCTACAAATCACGACTGTCTTTATGCTTTTAATAAGTATGGCAACAGAGCATGAAAACTGCAATGGATTGGAAGTAGTTTGATAACTCAATTGGATGCGCTGCAACAGAAGGGAAACGGGGCGACCAATATGCAACTGAATATGCCGACAAGAGGACAGAGCGCATTATAAGTGTGCACGCTGTGAAAGTATGGTAAACATCAACAAGAGGACAGAGCGCATTAGAAGTGTTCACGCTGTGAAAGTAGGCTATGGTAAACATCTCACCGAAAGTAGTTTTGGATGACGGAATGTCTGCTATCCAAGTAGCCTATTTGCTTCTGAATTGCAAATGCACTTTGGCAATATGCAACGGAGGgaattatagtaggctatacagttaCCACGGCTAAAatacagtccaacctcaatatccaatTGCCTACAATCACAAGACTAATGGGTAATGAGTAACTGGTatcatttggaggaggaggactcaTTTTCCTGTGTTATTTACCATGGTGTGAAAGCCTGGTCATTACTCACGTGCCCACTCAGGGCGACTGCGACTGCTCAACTGTACCTAGGCTACTGTACCGAACTCTGCTAGATGGAAACGCGGGCCAAACCAGTACCGTTAGCCCCCCGCCGactctcatgaatatttataaagcccgcaccagAGCGGAACCCTATGGAAAAGAGACTTAtgtacaccagggcttgacattggcacctgccacccagccaaatgctagtaaaacttggctgtggctagtaataatttcagtgtcactagcctatttggctagttaaaaaaaaaaaaaacaattttgtggccagtagaatagctgaatAGCTAGTGACTGGGGGATAAAaccggtgagtgaaaaagttaaagTCAATCACTGATGTACATATGTGTAGTTTCTATTTCATATTCGTGAACATTTGAATGGGGTAGGATTAGGAAAAGGGcagacaagttacaaaaaaaggAGGGTCTGTTGGTTTGGTTAGTCCATTAGCCAAACACcaatcctcccttgtgcttgtgaccttatGATGATGTCGCAAGACGCCATTGAcaatagaagtttaattcaaaGACTTGCAAAAGGGCAATTCAAAGGTCacattctcatttgcaattgggatgctgAGTGGACAAaaagtcctccaaaagttgttgcgcCTTGGCGGActgtggggaaacttaattgtttaacCCATGGAGGCAGTGCATCaacaaaatgcgaggccacaagcagaagtcgAGGATGGGAATTTTGATAGTGAAATTGACACTATAGaaattgagggttttttttctgaacGACTGTGGTGGAATAGGGTAGGGACTGTTGGTTTGGGGCTCACCTCGAGGTCGTTGTCCGTGGACTGGGCGTTGTCGGCCTTCTTGGCCTTCCCTTTGGATTTGCCAGGAGGGGCATTCCTTCGGGACGCATCATCCTGCTCACGAGCACCAGTGGGGAGCGCCACAGCAGGggagggatctgtgtgtgtgtgtgtgtgtgtgtgtgtgtgtgtgtgtgtgtgtgtgtgtgtgtgtgtgtgtgtgtgtgtgtgtgtgtgtgtgtgtgtgtgtgtgtgtgtgtgtccaagaggGGAGCAATACATTACAGTCAGAAAAGGGGGAAAACATATTTACATGATTGATTAAGTAGGGCAGAGTGGGGTAAGTGTGTCAGTTTTTACTTAGGGTGACTGTAAGGAGAGGCCATGATAGTTATGATTCCATTTAATACATGAACATATATTTCAGGACGTTGTGCATCTCTGGCAGCATTGACTACTGATGTGAGATATAATATTTAAGAAATATAGCTCTCTGAAAAAAATTGAACTTTGGCACAACTTGTGCAATTGACCAGAATACTTTCAGGTGAATTGTGCCACTGATTAATAATGATGCAAAAACTATATTTCGTTGTCAGAAACGACAAAATGATTACAAAAATCACTCATAAATTGTCTATTTGTATCACAATCACTGACAATGATAAGTATAATGGCCACTGCAACCTACCAGTGGTACTGGGCAGGACTGCGGGCACGGCGTCTTCCCCCTTGGCACCCGGATAGGCAGCTGCCACCACGCCCGACGAGTCCCCGTCAGCACTGGGCAGCCCAGCGGGCAGGTAGTTGGACGGAGGGACGTAGTACTGAGAGAACTGATTCTGGTTCAGCGAGTTATAGGTAGTGAACTCCTACAAGAGATCACAATAAAGAGGCTCAATTTACAGTTAGGTAATATTCATCAATATGCCAAGGAATTCATAGAAATTTACAGAAAAACAAATATTAACATTGACATTTTTAGGGTCCCTGGTTAATGCTGTTGAATGCTTTAAAAAGGTGCGCTGTTTAATATTTagctgtttctttccagaatgtatgctccCCATTCACATATACTCGTTTTTTTTACGAATTCTTACATAGGGTTATTATTATGgcagggaaaattgcatttttcatacatgaaaagatggatcttctccatgtcttctTGTCAAATTTGGTAGTAGGCAGCACAGCTTCagtgagcagcatggttgcaataactactctggccaccatcctacacggtgcacctttaatttGCGAATATCCCAATCAaccgaaagaagaaaaaatacaatGTCTTCCTTTTCAGTAAAATGAAAATAACATCACTGCCCTATGTAAGTGATGGACACAGTGACGGATTCAACTGTGGTGCAgtgcttaaaggagcactcctgccaatttcaatatgctgttgtattgctcacgctacccttgacttgtcagtacctggtgatgctgcattttcagccctttccaagatatgagctattctaatggggccagatttggtttacatttcaaaaaatctGTACATagtcctactccaaatattttccgaaAAGGTATCgctatttgctagttgtctgctgatgttgcataaccttttggatgcttttgggattttttttttttttaatgtaaacaaacacctgcccccgttacaatgaccaggatctcggaaaaggctgaagaaaaaaacaaatctcaggtactgacaagttcagggtagtgtgagcattacaactgctcgacgaaattgactgaagttatcctttaactttCGTGactttacagctccaggccactttattagaatagcatgaaaaagttgatttatttccataattttaTCAATAATGTTAATCTGTCATGGATTATATATTCATTGCCCAATTTTTTAACTATTCCCATCATTCATTtgattatttttacatattttggctttccagctaaaaaaaaaaaacatgaattggggatcCTCTTTTTCATGCTATTGTAATTAAGTGGCCTCGAGCTGTATATTCTAGCGTGGTACAGTGCTCAATGCATGGACCCGGTGACCCCCcggcccctcttcctccccctcagcTGCCCATGCCCATGACCATCTGCTCACCTGGGTGGCGTTGCcaggtgctgctgctgtggtggtggcggtgacGTTAGCGGTGGGGATGTTGGTGTACACGCTGGAGGTGGTGAAACAGGAGCCTGCGTGGGGGAGACCTGCCCATTAAATCCGTAGCCTGATTaccatcaactttcaaatctcttcgaaacttggtctgaccaagagcataacaattaacatttcccaaacggtatggttgaccccaCCTCCCTTAGTGtggtaatggttgtttgcttcctgacaaagtgggaggagttcccgttttttttcgggagctcagaattgTGTTTGTAtggttcttggcctgactagaggcaacgctgaaggtgttgcgtcactaggagggcacagcctggctattaaATCGCACCCCCTAATGCCCAAGAGCCCCAGTGCATTGTCTTCTCTAAAGTCTTCAGCAACAGATGTTCCCTGCCattttcagaaagtaaaaaccctgccactgaTCCAACCCGAGCAAAATCAATTGATGTTAACTGATATGGTCAAAGTAGGCCCAATAGTGAAGTCACTGGTGGTACATAGTCAAAAGGAGTAGGCAGTGTAGGATGGCTACTTTCTGAAGGCAAGAAGAATGTTTCTGGCTTAAATGAAAGATCTGGGACCTCATGTACAAGgcttgattacacacacacacacaaaaaaactatgAATGTTGCTCATGTAAACATTTGGATGTAATAATACGACGGGCCTAAAGTGAATTTCACATTGAATGGAATGTATTGAGAGAATCTACGTGACAACCTGTTCATGCACtgatctgtttttttgttttgttgcctaCATATCTTCACagattttcacacatgaaaagattGCATAGAAAATCCATTCAAGTCTTAGTACACAAGGTGCTGATGTTGGATTGATGTTCTGGAGAGCAAGGCATTTAAATGTAACTCTACACAACTCCTGGAGTTCTGTGCCCTGCACCTCAACAACAATACGTTGCTATGAAGAAGAGTATCAGCTGATGTTAAGGCATGTTATGATCAAGTGGCAGAGAGAAGCAGAGCTTGTGTCAGTAAGGGGCAAGGTAGAGCATAGGCAGACATCcctggttcagaaagtaaaagatcTGCTATGTATTTGATCCAACAAATAGACTCATTCATTCAGATGATGATCCCAAGGCAGATGAACCAATTATGCtttcaggctgacagagaactGTGCTAGAGTTGGTTCCCTCATCTAAACTCAAACCTACCACACTGAAATTCTGAATGCCCAGgaacagaaatgcaaaaaaagttCTTCTAAGGCAGGggcggggaacctatgtctcgatggccggttgaggccgtcttatctggcTCCTGATaaaatttattttatattatatgcattattttattttataatattaTGCAATTTCAGATGAAATAATAATGTTTTgcaaagaaatcttagaaattacacttGCAATACAATGCAGTCAATTTTTCATGGGACATAGTGAAGGTGGAGTCTGATGAAAAGGTAGCCACCTCCAATGTATGCTAAAAGTGCCGGGAGAAATCCTGGTTggcgttcatagtacggcccttggaggactttataaacaTTTAAAGTTTGGCCACCCCTGTTCTAAGGAAACCATGAGGACAAActagacgtcagcaggttcatccggctCACGTGGTCAAATAACCAAAATGGTACGAGCCCAAGTTTGGTCTCTGATATGCACTTTGGTTCCCAGTGTGAAAGCTTTGCGAACCAGCACCAACACCATTCTGGCAGGCCTGAAATCAACTACCATGAAATGATCTGCGTGAAAAGCACGGGCAGTACTGTTACAATACATGACAAAATCTCTACTTTCTCAACCCTGTTTGTCCGCctcttgtggatttttttttttattggacagaggagaagggtggggtggggggtggtgggggctgttctgcagcagcagcaggggggtGGGCTTGCCTTGGCTGGGGTAGGAGTAGTGCGCTTGGCTGGGCGGCGTGGAGGTGTATGCAGTGCTGAAGCTGAGAAAGCCTGGCTGCCCCCCTACAGAGGCCACCTCAGGCAGCTCTGTCTCTGTTTTAATGCCAGGCCACATGGCACCTAGAGATGGCAAACAaagaacagacacagagagagagagagagagagagagagagagagagagagagagagagagagagaaagaacgagagagagagagagagagagagagagagagagagagagaaagaacgagagagagagagagacagagggaagagagggacagagagaggaggaaaagaggggaggcaGAAGAAGGAGAGCGAAAGTACAATAAACAAGTGAGGAAGAGAGGCGCGTGGAGGTCAATCATGTTAGTTAGCAGACAGGAGGCAGGAAAAGATATGCATTAGGCTGCATTAGACCTGGACCCGATCAAGCTAGAAATTGGTGCTTAGGGATACGCTTCCCAAAATTGCTGCTAAGTACAGAACAGGAAAATTGTAGCTTGAGGAGAAATGATTAGCAAAtagattgtgtgcagtgttctgtgttgacaaaggtgtgtgtgtgtgtgtagctttgatTGGCACATGGGGTGCTGACGAACCGAAGGGTGGCAGGCCGTAGGTAGTCTGTGCAGGTTGGTGGAAGGTACTGTACACAGAGGACTGTGAGAGGGAGAAGGCCCCTTGGTTAGCGTACGCCGTGACTGCAtggctgtggagagaggaggaggaggaggaggaggaggaggagggagatgaggaggaggaggcaaagggagatgaggaggaggaggaggaggagcagggagatGAGGAGACGGCAGTGATGACTTCATCTatatgctgctgttgctggacaCGTTAATTTCCTTCCGGCTTGATATCATCTCAATTCTGGTACTGAACTCCAGTAAAGCATTGAATTGCATTTTGTTCTTCTTTCCATCTTAACTTAAATAGGTGACAAACGACAAACAAATGTATTACTTCTGCCAAGGGGCGTTTTGATTTTTGCCTATAATTTTTGCTCTTTGAATGATCAGTAAGATTTTTTTAACACATTCACTCCGAAGTCACATAAAAATACGTCTTTGCCTCCCATGCGGCAAGGTTgtaatggaaggttgtaatgaaaaacagcatgcaacacagcaggaagtaacctgattttgggtgagtactttggcacgtctacttttatctacttTTTTGGCACTTCTACTTTTATCTTTATCctgtcaagtgacattagctagctagcatttcagatgatgtggctctgaacaatagcctgaccaggtgatttttgcttcgaaatagtttacttggaagctactggagttgttctttgggcgtgaaaatgcatttagacccacaatttaaactcggagagtcaaagggcgcacccgtgacaaaaaaggctttatctcagttcgaatggtgaaaaacgctatttctacttaaaccagtgctcgcttaaagtggaataacttcggaatggaataagctagaaacaagAGCTGGgtttttgggctttcgaacaagccctggcaTGTATCTGTGAGTTGAAGACAAAATACTCcgtggctgttcaaaaaaatgacacaaaatgatgaaattggctggcaGTCTACAGctaaaaaccaaaaaaaacagctggtattgaatgtgttaattgTGTACATTCAAACAACATTATTAGCTTCCAAAAAACATTCTGTCCATGATCTCTGGCAcaatactactgaaataaaaggAAAGGAGGCTATTGGTCCTTATGGAGGATCTCTTACTTGTTCCCTTGGTAGATCTGTGAGGTATATTCGGTGTCGGTAGTTGAAGTAAGGTCCTTGCAGGTCACAGCTGATACaagaacacaaacaacaaaaaataacatcAGAGACATTCGTCTGACTTGAATATCTTATAGCAATCCTATTGAAAATGACAAGTCTCCATGAGAGCAGAAGTGTGTGAGGTATACCATTGGTGGTATAGGTGTTGTCAGTATCACATGTTTGGTTTCCAGTTTCGGTGTCTTGATGAGACTGCTCGCTACTCCCAGAAACTACAGATGTGAACAGAGGGGATTACATTAGAAACCCAAACGCACCCACTCACGAAtgcgagacagacaggcagacagacacacacgctcgctaCAATACTGATGCATTCTTTGGATCAGTACTACCATATTGATGGCTATTAAGTGCcaaaagctcataatatgcatCTTGGGTCTGACCTTCCAGAAATATTGACATTTGGCTTTggtcaaaaaaatgtgaaacAACATTAACGCTGCTAATCGATCACACAGAGTTTTTCTGAAAGTGAATTCCTAATGTATTCTGTCTGGCTTTGGAGTCTAGACTAAGAGGGCATAGAGATGGTGGTACAGACAGTTGGTATAAACTGCTAATTGCAAAGGAGCATTCATATCGACAAGGCCAAGGACAAAGACTGGGACAACTAAACAGGTAATGCTGACGTTTGAACAAGGTTCAGTGATAGCTCATTGCAATCCACCTCCCTGTACTAAGTGTATGGGTCACCGGTGAAAAGGAAGAGGGGAGTcccacacaagagctgaatgcaaaatcaaaaactgtattaaacaaagccgtaTAAAGTAAATAacaccgacagacaagggacaaacgtttcaggtctagcccatcatcagtgttcccagtttgacgtttgtcccttgtctgtcgttttttttttttacttgattcggctttgtttaatacagtttttgattttgccttcagctcttgtgtgcgactcccctcttccttttccccatactgttcttggaattacgcaccgagcaaaacgctcagaaaaagacattgtCGCGGTTGCCACCCCACCATTGAACTCACCGGTGTCCAGATGAGGCAGAGAGGAGGCAGGGTAGGAGACGGCCTCAGCTCCCAGTGCAGCGGCGTCACTCCTCTCTGCGGAGCTCGCATCCTCGTTGGCCACTATGGCTCTGAGTTAaacagcagcaatacacaaataATTAGGAACTGCAATGGGAATCATAAGATAAgaaaagataagataaacttttttgtctgtttgcacagaaatttgtcttgcacgacacttctccacaatccacatgtaaacgcatatttaagacacacaaaacacaatatggcctatagAGTCTAGTCATCTAGATCCATAacctgttagggcagcacagcctaatcaaaacattaaaaagttactaattaagttactaaGTTAAGTAACGCtaaaacatcatcatcaccagctaCCCTCTAACAACAGACCATCCACTTTCTCCATTGTTCTTAATCGTATAATGCAGATGTGATGAGCACAGAGCAACACGCAGAAAGACTTCCTCTGACTAGGAGTTCATTCAGAACATAGAAGGACATGTTCACCATTTGGCTGGCATACTGTAATAGGTTATTCTAATTAATTACAAATTATTGTAGTTTTTAGGACTGCATAACAGAAATGTGTCACAAGAAagcaaaataaaagcaaaataaaagCATAACTAAACAGACACAGCTGTTCAATTACTTTGGCCACCCAGGCAAGACACAACATACTCTGTGGAGTTCTTCTTTTGACATGCTTTCACAACTTTTTCATTTTTGGATTCTGCagccaaattacattacattacataacataacactGGGCTAACACTTTCATATCCAAAGCAACATTTTAAGTACatggtactggttacagtccctggagcattgtgtgGTGGGACAAAAATAGTAAAACAAGTGATGATGCAATTGCTCATGGATAGCAGATAGAAAGAAAAAGCTTTCGTACTATCCCATGAGCACCTAATGCTTTTCACCAGTGAACATGAGTGTAATTTCTTATACATACTGGTGCGCCTCCTGTCCAATGTCTGGATCATGGCGAGCTTTCTTTTTCTGTCAGATGAAAACGATTAATTAGTTACACAGAAATATTTAATAATAGAATCACACAGTATACAAAACACATTTTAAgagacgtcaggtggcacaaccacagctaatgtccatCAATTAACTAGTAATTGATAATGAATGTACTGTAATGCTTCTAAAATAATCCACTAAAACCAAAAAACTAATTTAATCCagacaatagtggcattagctgtgcttgcaccaccctgatgtgtgctactactaaaacgtcctTGACCCTAATATCACCGTTATTATTACCAATTTACAGACTGTAGTACCGGTACTCACTGGAAGTTCAGCCAGGTCCTGTGACTCGTCCATGGCTGAGGTGAGGAGCTGGAGTGGGGAGAGGACCGGGTCCTTCGGCCAGACTCGACAAACACTCGGCGCACTCGCTCACTCTCTATGCCTCTCAGTGTCCTGCGATCACCACCACCGCCAACACcacacaaggggaaaacaacacaaacaaacattcacactCCCGGCACACAAAAACGGCATTTATATACAAAATCTGGCCACAAGTCCACTCTTTACTCCTCCCACTTTGCACCTCGTCATCCAGCCCTCCACTCCTCCCACCTcaacatctatccatccatccatccatccatccatccatccatccatccatccatccatccatccagctttCTGTTATCGCCCAGGTGATCAGACGGCACGGAGTGGGGAGGGGAGTcaggggcagggctggactggccatctggcacaccgggcatttcccggtgggccctgcaccctcatgggcgccaattttcagacatgttaaaaaaaaaaaaaaacttttttctaaCATGTCTGAAAGTAGggggccacgagggtgcaggccccaccggtgagtccgttctgcaccgctaattttGAGGAacccctttaaggcaaaagt
The Engraulis encrasicolus isolate BLACKSEA-1 chromosome 20, IST_EnEncr_1.0, whole genome shotgun sequence genome window above contains:
- the eya3 gene encoding eyes absent homolog 3 isoform X1, with amino-acid sequence MDESQDLAELPKKKARHDPDIGQEAHQAIVANEDASSAERSDAAALGAEAVSYPASSLPHLDTVSGSSEQSHQDTETGNQTCDTDNTYTTNAVTCKDLTSTTDTEYTSQIYQGNNHAVTAYANQGAFSLSQSSVYSTFHQPAQTTYGLPPFGAMWPGIKTETELPEVASVGGQPGFLSFSTAYTSTPPSQAHYSYPSQGSCFTTSSVYTNIPTANVTATTTAAAPGNATQEFTTYNSLNQNQFSQYYVPPSNYLPAGLPSADGDSSGVVAAAYPGAKGEDAVPAVLPSTTDPSPAVALPTGAREQDDASRRNAPPGKSKGKAKKADNAQSTDNDLERVFLWDLDETIIIFHSLLTGTFAQKFGKDPTTVLNLGLQMEELIFELADTHLFFNDLEECDQVHVEDVASDDNGQDLSNYSFSTDGFTGPSGGGGSGPTAAVQGGVEWMRKLAFRYRRLKEIYNAYKGNAGGLLSPMKRDLLLRLRTEIETVTDSWLSIALKSLLLIQSRGRCMNVLVTTTQLVPALAKVLLYGLGEVFPIENIYSATKIGKESCFERIVSRFGKKVTYVVIGDGRDEEFAAKQHNMPFWRVSAHGDLVSLHQALELDFL
- the eya3 gene encoding eyes absent homolog 3 isoform X2 encodes the protein MDESQDLAELPKKKARHDPDIGQEAHQAIVANEDASSAERSDAAALGAEAVSYPASSLPHLDTVSGSSEQSHQDTETGNQTCDTDNTYTTNAVTCKDLTSTTDTEYTSQIYQGNNHAVTAYANQGAFSLSQSSVYSTFHQPAQTTYGLPPFGSCFTTSSVYTNIPTANVTATTTAAAPGNATQEFTTYNSLNQNQFSQYYVPPSNYLPAGLPSADGDSSGVVAAAYPGAKGEDAVPAVLPSTTDPSPAVALPTGAREQDDASRRNAPPGKSKGKAKKADNAQSTDNDLERVFLWDLDETIIIFHSLLTGTFAQKFGKDPTTVLNLGLQMEELIFELADTHLFFNDLEECDQVHVEDVASDDNGQDLSNYSFSTDGFTGPSGGGGSGPTAAVQGGVEWMRKLAFRYRRLKEIYNAYKGNAGGLLSPMKRDLLLRLRTEIETVTDSWLSIALKSLLLIQSRGRCMNVLVTTTQLVPALAKVLLYGLGEVFPIENIYSATKIGKESCFERIVSRFGKKVTYVVIGDGRDEEFAAKQHNMPFWRVSAHGDLVSLHQALELDFL